A single genomic interval of Bos taurus isolate L1 Dominette 01449 registration number 42190680 breed Hereford chromosome 6, ARS-UCD2.0, whole genome shotgun sequence harbors:
- the GPRIN3 gene encoding G protein-regulated inducer of neurite outgrowth 3, producing the protein MGTVPDPLRSAKTSLIAASGEEEGLGEVQVASPQPRPEVLSENTNGLSSTPAEPDLSPRTAAKALMQASEHVPTQAAMSSPDIVSEVGKASPTLNSPGNTQLSGGREPTAPALCSAAGKDLIPATFTMPANQHIHPVVPGNQPHASPQSGPEDTLVKSQRTADGGQPEKSSCPVVVICGKDQMPCDFPSQETMQGIVQTEDTAARSFSPTSATVGGPEAERQQAVCTSQTRSCGSPTGEDGCSGNKPPSAATSDTQAMTSVIPQPSHLPSNGSMFPPDPEKVPLAAQPQVSRFKEASTMTSQAENEIKKTPPRAQQDAEVQAVASVQSRSASTSPSILAAFLKETPAPERFEQEQLRVICHGSANHTLELSENTLDPREAGQCRDLMPAVHIQTATAVSAAFQGENKSGSLPGEVLKTSAINVSSSDAQETCKQDGKSAGMTLAGQELTFRQLSGTTSTSLKASPSDQTSLSAGRQVETGHGLGKCETKPSEFAVATTSGHKPDPDCKLSDYCGPASRADQSRSLDLTNQGDAREKKLASPQIMKEQESPGIDILEVRARAEAKSLLLNPKSQESGGVASGASPTPSPVRRSQEGTGEENRQTKTAASLSLPSDAIGDSSPGSGKRTPSRSVKASPRRASRVSEFLKEQKLNVTAAAAQVGLTPGEKKKQLSADSKLQLKQSKRVRDVVWDEQGMTWEVYGASLDPESLGIAIQNHLQRQIREHEKLIKAQSGQSRRSISSDTSSNKKLKGRQHSVFQSMLQNFRRPTCCIRPAPSSVLD; encoded by the coding sequence ATGGGGACTGTACCTGACCCTCTGAGATCAGCCAAAACATCCCTGATTGCAGCTTCTGGAGAAGAAGAGGGCCTGGGAGAGGTGCAGGTTGCCTCGCCCCAGCCTCGACCAGAAGTCCTGAGTGAGAACACCAATGGCCTTTCCAGCACTCCTGCAGAGCCAGACCTCAGCCCCAGAACAGCTGCCAAGGCCCTGATGCAGGCCAGTGAGCATGTGCCCACGCAGGCAGCCATGTCCTCTCCTGACATTGTCAGTGAGGTGGGGAAGGCATCTCCCACACTCAACTCTCCTGGCAATACTCAGCTGTCAGGGGGCAGAGAGCCCACAGCACCAGCCCTGTGTTCTGCAGCAGGCAAGGATCTAATACCTGCAACATTTACAATGCCAGCCAATCAGCACATCCACCCAGTTGTCCCAGGCAACCAGCCCCATGCCAGCCCCCAGTCAGGGCCTGAAGATACCCTGGTGAAATCACAGAGAACTGCAGATGGAGGGCAACCTGAGAAGTCAAGTTGTCCGGTGGTGGTCATCTGTGGCAAAGATCAAATGCCCTGTGATTTTCCTTCTCAAGAAACAATGCAGGGAATAGTGCAAACTGAAGATACAGCAGCCAGGTCGTTCAGTCCTACTTCCGCTACTGTAGGTGGACCCGAAGCAGAAAGGCAGCAAGCTGTTTGCACTTCCCAGACAAGGTCCTGTGGCTCTCCAACAGGAGAAGATGGATGTTCGGGGAACAAACCACCCTCTGCCGCCACCTCAGACACCCAGGCCATGACTTCGGTGATTCCTCAACCATCCCACCTCCCTAGCAACGGATCCATGTTTCCTCCAGATCCAGAGAAGGTGCCGCTGGCAGCACAGCCTCAAGTGTCAAGGTTTAAAGAAGCAAGTACGATGACCAGCCAAGCTGAAAATGAGATCAAGAAAACCCCGCCCAGGGCTCAGCAAGATGCCGAGGTGCAGGCAGTGGCGAGTGTCCAGAGCAGATCGGCGTCCACCAGCCCCAGCATCCTCGCTGCATTCTTAAAGGAAACCCCTGCTCCAGAGCGGTTCGAACAAGAACAGCTGCGTGTCATTTGCCACGGCAGCGCGAACCACACGTTGGAGCTGTCTGAGAACACCCTAGACCCCAGGGAGGCGGGTCAGTGCCGTGACCTTATGCCAGCGGTGCACATCCAGACAGCTACAGCTGTTTCTGCAGCTTTCCAAGGAGAAAATAAGTCAGGGAGCCTACCGGGGGAGGTTCTTAAAACCTCAGCCATCAACGTGTCATCCAGTGATGCTCAGGAGACGTGTAAACAAGACGGGAAATCAGCGGGAATGACCCTAGCGGGGCAAGAGCTTACCTTTAGACAGCTTTCGGGTACTACTTCTACCTCCCTGAAAGCTAGCCCCAGTGACCAGACTTCTCTTAGCGCAGGACGTCAAGTTGAAACAGGTCACGGATTAGGGAAATGTGAAACGAAGCCATCTGAGTTTGCAGTGGCAACCACCAGTGGCCACAAACCAGACCCCGACTGCAAACTCTCCGACTACTGTGGCCCTGCCAGCAGAGCCGACCAGTCCAGGAGCTTGGATCTCACGAATCAAGGGGATGCAAGAGAGAAGAAGCTTGCGTCTCCTCAGATAATGAAAGAACAAGAATCTCCTGGCATCGATATCCTGGAGGTGAGGGCAAGGGCAGAGGCCAAAAGCCTACTGCTCAATCCTAAATCTCAAGAAAGTGGAGGCGTGGCATCAGGTGCCAGCCCTACACCCTCCCCAGTTAGAAGGAGCCAGGAGGGCACCGGGGAAGAAAACAGACAGACCAAGACAGCTGCCAGCCTAAGCCTGCCGTCGGATGCCATTGGGGACTCTAGTCCTGGCTCTGGCAAAAGGACCCCTTCTCGCTCCGTCAAAGCCAGCCCCCGCCGGGCCAGCCGAGTCAGCGAGTTCCTCAAGGAGCAGAAGTTAAACGTGACAGCTGCTGCCGCCCAGGTGGGACTCACTCCAGGAGAGAAGAAGAAGCAGCTGAGTGCCGACTCCAAGCTCCAGTTGAAACAGTCCAAGCGTGTCCGGGACGTGGTGTGGGACGAGCAGGGCATGACCTGGGAGGTGTATGGCGCTTCCCTGGACCCGGAGTCCCTGGGCATCGCCATACAGAACCATTTACAAAGACAAATCAGAGAACACGAGAAGTTAATCAAAGCTCAAAGCGGCCAGAGCCGGAGGTCCATCTCCTCAGATACTTCTTCTAATAAAAAGCTCAAAGGCAGGCAGCACAGCGTTTTCCAGTCCATGCTGCAGAACTTTCGACGCCCCACCTGCTGCATTCGTCCTGCTCCTTCTTCTGTGTTAGATTGA